The genomic segment CGCCGGCCCCTCGTTTCGCCGTCATGGACCACGGAATCGTTCAGACGGACGACGTGCGCGTGACGGACCTCTCGGACGTCGAGGAGATCCCGCCGGACCTCGACATCCGCTCGATAGACGAGGCGCTCGGCACCGACGAGATGAACGTCAAGCTCTGGTATTTCGACCCCGGCGAGGAGATCCAGTACCACGCCCACGCAGAACAGGAGGAACTCTACTACGTCCTCGAAGGCGAGTTCTCGGTCAAGATCGGTCCCTCCGGCGAGGAGGAATATCACGAAATCGGCCCCGGAACGTTCTACGCCGCCGGACCCGAGACCGGTCACGGCCACCGATACACCGGCGACGACCAGGGCATCGTCCTCGCCATCGGCGCGCCGGCAGTCGAGGATCCCGGACTCGACCCACACGACCTCGACTGATTCGTACTATCCCGCTACTTCGAGACGACCTCTGCTTCGGGTGCGTTCTTCATTACGCTCCGCATCCCCTTCAGCGCGTTCTGTTTCGTGGTGTAGCCCTCGCCGCTGGTGGCGATGATGTTGCCGTTCCGGTGGACGAGTCGCCAGCGCCACTCGCTCGCCCTGTCCCGGAAGATCTCGAACCGTCCGAGACTCCGCACCTCGACCGGCGGTTCGTCGGCCACCGTACTCTCGACGGTCGGCGACTCCTCACTCTCGTCCCATTCGAGTTCCAGTTCGAGGCTCAACTCGTCGCCCTCGCGCTCGACTTCGATCTCGAACGTCGGGGAGTTCGGCGGGTCGATCGCTATCGAGCGCGCCCCGTCTTCGAGCGTCACCGGGCCGTCGCTTTCGAGCGCCGTCGCCAGCGACCGGAGGACGGCGGCGATGTCCGCGCGGCTTCGTCGGCGCTCACTTTCGAACAGGGTCTCGTCTGCCATACCGCTCCTTCGTTCGGCAAGACGATAAACGAGGCGTCGGAAGCGCCTCAGGCGGGTACGTACGAACGGTCGAGATGCTCGACGATGCGTTCGGACTCGCTCATCGTGATGCCGCGCTCGTCGTCGATGAGAACTGGGACGTCTCGCTGGCCCGAGACACGTTTTACCTCGTCACGTTTGGAGTGCAGTCCCTCGACCCAGATGCTCTCGAAATCGAGGTCCAGTTCGTCGAGGCGGTCGACGACGTACTCACAGTGGGGGCAGCCTTCGAGCCGATAGAGGGTGAGTCCCATACCTGAACCCGGGCGGCCACGGGCAAAAACCCTCGCCGACGGGGTTTTGTGTCCGTCAATCCAGCATGAGGTATGCCACCGAACGAGGGCGAGCACGCGCCCGATTTCGAGGCGCTGCTCTGTGACGGCGAGACCTTCCGCCCCACCCGACTCTCGGACGTACTCGACGGCGGCTGCGTGGTCGTCTTCTACGGGTTCTCGTTCAGCGCCATCGCCGAGAACTGGTGGAAGCGCTACGACCGTGCGGGGTGGGCCGACTTCGACGTCCCAGTAGTGGGCGTGAGCCGTGACGGTCCCTACGCCCAGAACGCCTTTCTCAGATATCTCGACAGCCCGTTTCGGCTGTTCAGCGACGTCGAGGGAACTGCCGCCGAGGCCTACGATTTGCTCATGACGCGCGAGGGGATGGGCGAGACGAAAACCGCCCGCCGTGCCGTCTTCGTCCTCGACGGCGACCGGCGCGTAACTCATCGGTGGCTCGGCGAGGATTGGATTTCGCCCGTGCCGCGCGAGGACATCGAGGCGGCGGTCGCGGAACTGTCCGCGTAGCCCGAGGGAGCCGACACGGCTATGGCGCACACGGGCGAGGAGTCGCCATGACGGTCACCGACTACCCACACCGGCCGGGCGCA from the Halococcus sediminicola genome contains:
- a CDS encoding cupin domain-containing protein, which produces MDHGIVQTDDVRVTDLSDVEEIPPDLDIRSIDEALGTDEMNVKLWYFDPGEEIQYHAHAEQEELYYVLEGEFSVKIGPSGEEEYHEIGPGTFYAAGPETGHGHRYTGDDQGIVLAIGAPAVEDPGLDPHDLD
- a CDS encoding HVO_2922 family protein; this encodes MADETLFESERRRSRADIAAVLRSLATALESDGPVTLEDGARSIAIDPPNSPTFEIEVEREGDELSLELELEWDESEESPTVESTVADEPPVEVRSLGRFEIFRDRASEWRWRLVHRNGNIIATSGEGYTTKQNALKGMRSVMKNAPEAEVVSK
- a CDS encoding glutaredoxin family protein, which encodes MGLTLYRLEGCPHCEYVVDRLDELDLDFESIWVEGLHSKRDEVKRVSGQRDVPVLIDDERGITMSESERIVEHLDRSYVPA
- a CDS encoding peroxiredoxin family protein yields the protein MPPNEGEHAPDFEALLCDGETFRPTRLSDVLDGGCVVVFYGFSFSAIAENWWKRYDRAGWADFDVPVVGVSRDGPYAQNAFLRYLDSPFRLFSDVEGTAAEAYDLLMTREGMGETKTARRAVFVLDGDRRVTHRWLGEDWISPVPREDIEAAVAELSA